TGGCCCAcccttctctgtttcttctccatTAGATGCGTTGGACTCGTGGAGTCTCAGTGTGGCCTGTGGGGCTGGTGGGCGGCCTGCGATTTGAGGGTCCTCAGGTACAGGATGGCCGGGTTGTGGGTTTCCACACAGCATGGGAACCCAATCGGCCCTTTCCCCTGGACATGGCGGGATTTGCTGTTGCCCTGCCCTTGCTGTTGGCTAAGCCCAATGCTCAGTTTGATGCCACTGCACCCCGGGGCCACCTGGAGAGTAGtctcctgagccatcttgtggATCCCAAGGACCTGGAGCCAAGGGCTGCCAATTGTACTCAGGTAAGAGGATGGAGAAATTCTCTGGGCTGAGCAGCTAATGGGAGAGGTGGGAATGCATGTTTGAGCCAGGAGAAACCCTCGAGATCTCTGACCAGCTTTGTTTTTACTCTGTTGAAAAGGCTACTGAGAGTCAGGGTAGGGCTCCTGTCTCTTCATCTTACAGGCTTCTGTGAACCCATGTGTATATCAGAGGAACAGGGAACAAAGCCCCATTTTAGAGTCAGTAaagttcccccacccccacactttATACATTATATACCAGCTCTGAATGTAGAAGGGGTAGGGTGGGGGTTGGAATCCATCCTAGATCACATACCCCAGGGCCCTGGTTATGGCTGGTTCTGATCCTAAACCTTCCTTCACAGGTACTGGTATGGCACACACGGACAGAGAAGCCTAAGATGAAGCAGGAGGAGCAGCTACAGCGGCAGGGCCAGGGCTCAGACCCAGCCATTGAGGTGTGATGGCGGCCTCACCCTGACTTCTACATTATTTTAGGCACATACCTTGTGGGACTGGGCTCTAGGCCAGCCCAgggtgtgtgtggtttttttttttttttttttttaaagacctgaCCCCTCAGAACCAGAGGCAGCCCCTCCAACCACAGGGTGTGGCCCAGctgcttccctcccttcccccagcctGCCATGTGGCACTGCCCACAGACTGGGGACAAGCAGCTGTTGTATTGAGCCAGGTCAGCCCCAACTGGGGTGGAGCAGGATAGATGGACTCAGGAGGGAGGGTGGCCGAGGGAACTGGGTAACTTATTGGGGACAAGCATGCACTGGGGGGCTAGAGGAactgggctggaccctccccacCTGAGCATGCGGAGCCCCTTCCTACCTCTAGAATAAAGAATCTCAACCCGGAGAGGCTTCGTGTTTCCTTTCACTTGGCAAACCTTTTTGCTGCTCTCTGATACCCAAAAGATGAAACACTTGTTCCTAGACAGGCCAGGTTCCTCCTCTACACAGATGTCAATCCTTCAGGCCCCATCCCCTTGACAAGAGAGAGAATAGTGGCTTCCGTCCAAAAACTTTATTGTAGTAATCTGTATACTAGAAACAGTCTCCAGTCCTTTGGGTGTCACTTTCCTGTCACCCTCATTTACTCTTAACCTTGGTGGTTTTTACCACAAAGGCTGGGCTCCCAGACACCTGGACTTCTCATGCCAGTCTAGCTCTGACTGCTCtaactcctgtaatcccagggacCTCTCCTTCCCTGAGCCTGAGTAAAGAACTGGAAGTTTTCCATATCTGTCCATCTTTccccttcccacccaccccccttCAGGTTACTAGGCCTCAGGGAGAACCTCCTTGGGAGGTTCCTCTTCTGGTGGGGCCTCCTCGGGTGCTGGCTTGTGGGCAAGCCCTCCCTGTAGCCATGCAGTTTTCAGGATGTCTTTCAGTCCACCAGGAAAAAGATAGCCTTGGGTGTCTCCTTCCCCATCAATGACTCCTCCAAGCCCCTCCAGCGCTGTCTGCAAATACCGCAAACCAAGGAGCACTAAAGCCTGTGGAGGGAAGCAAGTGGAGAGAGTGACAGTCAGTGGATTTGAGGCCTCAGGGCTGAAGGTGGGAGGTAGGGTCCTTGGCTGACTGACCTGCAGCAGTAAGGTGACAGCCAGCATGCTTCCCAGTGTGCTGGACAAACCCTTCAGGTGCCCCAGCAGCACCTCATGGCACCCTTGGGCCCAGAGGTTTAGGTTGGGCTGTCGAGGATCGAAGAGTGGATGGGCATAGGGGTCTGAGAGTCGGCTTTGCAGGCAAGGCCGGGGTGAGTGAGGGTTGCAACAGGAGAAGGGGACTCCATCAATCAGGTATAAACCTTCCACATTGCTCTGGATCCGGCTGCAACGGCATAGGCAAGATAGTTAGGTGGGCAGGGGCAGTTGAGGAAAATGATTGTAAAGCATTTACTGAGTGCTTTACTATCTAACCATGCATAGTCCACTTATCTCCACAACTCTGTAAGATAGCCTATCTGGAAGATAAAGACAGGCATAtttatctccattttacagacGAGGAATGGGCCCAGAGTGGCTTGGCAACATGCCCTGGGCAGCACAGCTGATAAACAGAAGGGGTGTAATCCGTTCTCCCAGCCATTGTGCTCTATTGCATGTCTGGGTGAGAATTTCAAGGCAAAGGAGGGAGTctaaggaggaggagcagagggagaaggaaaagagaagcaaatcaATCACTCACTCAACCACATCCTGGTCACTGGGGTCCAGGTAACGGTTGCTGACCCATTGAACACCAAACCAATCCTTGTATCCATGGCGCCCGCAGCAGTGGTACCTCAACTGCAACTCATCCATCAGTCGCTTGGCCTGACAGTGTCCAGGCACCTCTGTGTCCTTGTAGTGAGCCAAGGCATCCTTCAGGCCCTCCTCCAGTCCCTGGTGCAGAGTTACAGGCAAAACGAGGGCTAGCCCCAAGGCAAGGGTCAGTAGGCCCCCGCCTGCAGCAGTGCCAACTGCCAGCAGCGGACTCAGGACCCCTCGCCAGGGAGGGTATTGAGCTGCATCCAGACTGGCCCGGCTGGCTCCTGCACCTCCTAGCCCTGTGCCTAGAGCCACCGCTCCCGCTGCCAGGGCAGTCTGGGGCAGAGCAGGGAATGAACAGGAGGGAGCCAGGAAGGTGCCAAGGTGCCACAGCTGTACCAGGAGATGCCCGCTACAGAGGAGGGTAAGGCCACCAGCCAGTGCCAGCAGCCAGGAGAGGAGCCAGATCCCCTGTGCCAAACGGATACGGGCTTGGAGGGGCAGCACCACGGGCAGCACCGGCGCCATCTCCCATCTCTGCCGGAGGGAGTGAAGAGCCGTCGGGGCTGGAGGTTGGCTGGGGCAGGCAGGATGCTGAGTCAGCCCAGCCTGGCTTCAGCAGGGCTAATGCCATCCTGACCCCAATACCCTGGACATCCTCCCACTCCAGCCTTAATAACCCTCTGCCAGCCCCAATTCAGGATGCTTAGCCTTGCCCTTTAGAAAAGGCCCCGCCCCCAGGCAGAAGGCCCATTTCATGACCCCGCCCTGCCCTTTCGCGGAAGTGAGAGTTTGGTACGCCCCGCTCCCGGCTTAGAGACCCAGACCTCAGGCCCTGTGTCCcctcccaggtcctctgggagccTGGGGGCCGGAAGCTCGGCTAGAGCCTGGCGGGGTGAGGGGTCAGCCGTCTGTCTCCGCCCCCGATCAGAGCCTCGGGTCCCGGACAGGGAAGGGTTACCTGGCgtcccgccccccacccccggcccgCCCCACTCCCGCGCTTGCTGGCGACTCCGGTCCCGCGCCTGTTTGTGCTGCGGTGCTTGGGCTTGGGACGGCCCGTCAGCGCACCCCAGGGAGCCCACCCCCGGAGAGTAGCAGGCCCGGTTCCACAGCGCCCCCTCTAAGCCCAGTCCCCAACGCCCGACAGCGCCCCCAGGGGGTGGTCCGGCACCCCTTCGCGCAAGCCTGGGgtgcttccttcccctctccccagccATGGCCCCCGCGGCTTAGACGCCTCCGCCTCCACCACTCGGTGCAACGCGGGGGCCCAATGGACGGGGCTGCGGGGCCCGGTGAGTACGGGGCGGGGCGGGCGGCGTGGCCCGGATTCCCTGAGCGCCAGCCCGACAGGCACTGCCAGTGCTGGACGGCTGTCTAGTGGCATGCTCTCCTGTTCCTGCGCTCCAGGGGCTCTGAGCATCCTTCTCACTTCTTCAGGTTGCCAAATTCTGGTTCCTAGGAACCCCCACTGTCACGTTGGACTTCCTTAATGCCATTCGACTCCTTGGTACTCTGTGTCCCTCTAAGTTTCCTTGAACTCTGTGTCCCTCTGGGCCTCTTCCCCAGGAATTccgggtctttttctttcagactctCACAATTACCTTGTGATGTATACTGTAACAGTTCTATGCTGATATTCTGTACACTCACCAGATCGTGTTCCTTACACTGTGGCCTCAGCCTGATTCCTGTCCAGTCCGCTTTCCTGTGTCTCTAGCTTGTTGGCGGAGTTTGCATTTGGTAGACACTTGCGCTTGTTGGTGGGGTAAGAGCGCTGTGGCTCCTCACCAGTAttgctcctgcctctctctctctctctctctctctctctctctctctctctctctctctctctggctcccaCATAACTCTGCAGTATTCCATATCCCCCCCTGGTTCTCCGCGGTACTCTGTCTTTGCGGAGGCTGCGACGGCAGCAGGGAAGGAGTTTTGCCAGGCTCACTGCCTGCCCTGCTAATGAGGAGGCCCTTTATCCTGTCCCATCCCCCGTCCATCCCCTCCCCTCTGGATGAGAAGCCAAGCTTTGGACTACTTGAAAGGGTTAGCCCTATATGGTTGGGTTGTAAAGTTGTGTAGGAGGACAATCACCTCCATCCTCCAGGTAGCAGCACTTTTCTGAGTGTGCTTCTTGCCCCTTCCCCAGGTGAGGGCCCTGCTCATGAGACCCTGCAGACCCTAAGCCAGCGGCTTCGGGTGCAGGAAGAAGAAATGGAACTGGTTAAGGCAGCCCTGGCAGAAGCCCTTCGCCTGCTGAGGCTGCATGGCCCCAGCACAGCCCTGCAGGGTTCTGGTACACCGACCCCAACAAGGGACAGGTATACATGTCAGCGcactccttcttccttcctgggaACTTTGGGGCATCCGGTTAATTTGCTGTCTCCCCAGCAGCATTACAGCCCCCCCAGGACTGCCACCTACATGCAGCCCTTCCTTGGTGAGCCGAGGCacccagacagagagagaaccggAGATGGGGCCATCCTGTGGACCCCCTGGCCTGAGCAACGGGCCTCCAGCTCTTCAGGGAGGCAATGAAGAGCCTAGTGGGACCCAGTCTGAAGGAGggtgcagcagcagcagtggggcaggctcccctgggcccccAGGGATCCTCAGGCCTGTGCAGCCTCTCCAGCGTTCTGACACGTAGGTGTCCTGTGGGGGTAGCTGGGATGGGTGGGAAGTCTGGGAAGCAGGGCTACTGGGCTTGATTTTTCACTTTCTAATTCTGTCACACCAGGCCTCGAAgaaattcctcctcctcctccccctcagaGCGGCCCAGGCAGAAACTCTCCAGGAAGGCAGCCTCCTCAGCCAACCTGCTATTGCGgtcagggagcacagagaggtgggtaacccttcccttcctccctcaacttGCTGTACCCCAGGCTCAGCTTCTTGACTTTCTCCATTCCTGGGTGGGGTAGGTGACCTCATTAcccaacaggaagaaagaaacaaagcattCCTTGGGACTCCTGTGGTGTTCTGGGCCCTGTGCTAAAACTCTCCTCCATGTCATTCAGGCCCTGTAACATCGTTGGTGAATAAGTGGTCTCTCAGGCCCCACATTGCACAGTGAAGCAGGCCCAGAGAGGGCAATCGTTTGCCTGATCACAGAGTCAAGCTCTGAACCCAATTTTTCCTGATTATAGTTTCACTGACCTTTTCATATCACAACATACCTTTCAAAACTCTAGGAGCTAAAAGCCCCcatggtatttttatttctttagttaaGACAGGGGCTTACACTGTAGCCTGGGCTGGTCTacaattcactttgtagcccaggctggcctaaaaggCATGGTAGCCCTCCTTTCTtggtctccagagtgctggggagACAACTTGTGGCTCTGGTGATCTTTTGCAGATGGCTGTCCTCAAAGCTTCAGCTGATTCCCACTCCCTACAAAGTCCCATTCTCTCTACTCCACTAACATAAGGGACATCTTAGCTCCAGGAAGTGTTGTCTTAGTGGATCTGAGAGTCCACTCTAGCCTTGACCTTTCTCAGCTTCTACTCTGTTCTCTGAAGATCTATTGTCAGCTTCTCATCCAGTGGCAGTGACCTCTGGAATTCACCTGTCATTTTCCTTTTGGGAGATTTTGTCTACCACCAAGATTCCTGGAAGGTAGGGCTGCTCTACCTTCTGTTTTTACTTTGGCtgcattttacaaatgtggaAATAAAAAGGTCAGTAGAGGCCTAGGAGAAAGGGCACAGGCTGTATGTTTTCATGGTCCTGTTCTCTTACCTTTAcattgtcttctctttcttctccttttactcctcaatttctttccttctttctctctctctctctctctctctctcatttcttcccttcctttatttccttctttggAACTAAGAGTCCCTATCTCTCTGGAGCCCTGATGCTCTGACAGTGACCCCATACTGGCAGGCTGACTGGGAGGAGCCTCCTGTTAGTATCTTGTTCCACCCCTCTAAGAGACTGTATCCTAGACTTTGTGCTTTTTCCTCTTCCCAACAGCCGTGGGAGCAAAGACCCCCTGTCTAGCCCTGGGGGTCCTGGATCTCGGAGGAGCAATTATAACTTAGGTATGTACAGAGTCAGAGGGAAGAACttgagtgatggaattagagtTGGGCTATTGACCTAGGAGCTACTTTGGGGAACCTATCCAGTATGGTGGGTATGCTGTTCTGGCCTCCTGGAAGGGAGGCTTacttctctgctttcctctgtaGAAGGCATTTCAGTGAAGATGTTCCTTCGTGGCCGCCCCATCACTATGTACCTTCCATCTGGCATCCGAAGTCTTGAGGAACTTCCCAGCGGCCCACCCCTAGAGACCCTCAGCCTTGATTGGGTGTATCCTATCCCCTCCAGTTCCGAGGGAATTATCCCTTCCACTGTGGTtccttctttatatatatatatatatatatatatatatatatatatatatatatatttcctgtaTCTATGGGGATAAGGAATTATCTAATTCATCCCAGACCACCCCACTGTGGATGGCAATGCCAAGTGGAAGCTTTGGCATTTTCATGCCCAactcttcctctttctgtccTTGGTCTGACTCTTTCCTTGACCATGGTCCCCAACACAGTTATGGGTACAGAGGCCGTGACTCTCGCTCTAATCTATTTGTGCTGCGTTCTGGGGAGGTGGTCTACTTTATTGCCTGCGTAGTGGTGCTGTACCGGCCTGGGGGAGGCCCAGGGGGTCCTGGAGGTGGCGGCCAGAGACATTACCGGGGTCACACAGACTGTGTTCGATGGTGAGGGTCTTGGGGTCTGGGCTGATGGGCTTGACTGGAAGAGGGTCTGGctgggggaggaagggcaggaaagACAGTTGCCTTGCTACTTCTTAAGCAAGGATAAGTGTCTTGGGTGGTCTTGAGAGAGACCCCTTTCCTAGAATTCTTGCCCCCCTACTTAGCCTGGCTGTTCACCCTGATGGTATTCGTGTAGCCTCAGGACAGACAGCTGGAGTGGACAAGGATGGAAAGGTAAGGTCAAGGCAGAATATCAAACAGATGGGATGAGATGACAGACCAGTTTTTCTTCACAGTTCTGACCCCGTCTCTTCCACTAGCCCCTGCAGCCGGTGGTTCACATCTGGGACTCAGAGACACTCCTAAAACTGCAAGAGATTGGACTGGGTGCCTTTGAGCGTGGTGTGGGGGCCTTGGCCTTTTCAACTGTGGTGAGCTGGGCACAAAGCTTCTAgacctctgtttgtttgttgaggcagggtttcatgtaccttaggctggcctctaactcagaatGTAGATGTAGGTGAGGATGTCTTTGAACTCTGGGTACTTCTGCTTCTATCCACCAAGTTATAGGCGTGTGCCAACATGTCTAGCTAGACCTTTATTCTGGTTCAGCACACCAGTCTTTCATTTTACTAGGAAGTCTGGGGAAGGTCTGGTGTTCTGGGCTCATAGAGCTAGTTCTTCTGAGAAAGAGACATCTGTCAACTTCTTTGGCCATCCTAACTGTGATAGAACCTCTGTCTAATGACAGGAAATGTCTAGACCTCCAGAACTTACAGTGCTGTGTCCCCATTCTCAGGATCAGGGAGCTTTTCTTTGTGTGGTGGATGATTCCAATGAGCACATGCTGTCAGTGTGGGATTGCAGCCGGGGAGTGAAGCTGGCTGAGATCAAGGTGAGGAGCCTAGGTGGCTTGATGGTTTCCAGATTGTGGGGTAGGGTGGGAGTGGTAGAATCAGACAGTTCCAGACTTACTTATACATATACTTCCTTTCTGACTATGACAACGCTCagttctctctgcttttgtttcttcaCCAGAAGTTCTAATGGGGAATATGGTTTTTAGGGGATCAGTTTTTTCCCCCCTAGTGGTGTTGAGGGTCAAACCAGGGCCTTTGGGTTCTCAGGGCTTTTGTAGCCCAGCTTTCAGGAAGCAGATTGAGTTAAAGAATAGGTTTTGGTGCCACAAATTTGTTAATCCCAGCTATCCTCGAGACTGAGCAGAAGGAAAGAAGGCTGAGGATGTAGCCCAAAAGAGTGCTTACTTAGCACACACAAGGCCCTAAACTCAACCTCAGtactgcaataaaaataaatgggaaaggctgggcagtggtggcacatgtcttcaatcccagcacttcagaggcagaggcaggtggatctctgtgagtttgaggccagtctggtctacagagtgagttcaggacagccaaggctacacagagaaatcctttctcaatcaatcaatcagtcaatcaatcaaacaaacaaagagttgGGTGTAGTGGTTCATGACTGCAATTCCAGCACCTGAAAAGCTGAAGTAGGATCACTGAGAGTTCTAGGGCCAGcatttgaggcagaggcaggcttatctctgagtttgatgacaacctggtctacagggggagttccaggacagccagggctacacagagaaaccttgtctcaaaacaacaacaacaaatcaaaacaaaaaacaaagaaacagaaaatgaagcaTCAAAGCTCAGGACTTAGGGTGGCTGAATCAAGTGTCTTCCTTCCTTTAGAGTACAAATGACTCAGTCCTCGCTGTTGGCTTCAGCCCTCGTGACAGCAGCTGTATTGTCACCAGTGGAAAATCTCATGTCCACTTTTGGAACTGGAGTGGTGGAACAGGGGTTCCTGGGAATGGAATCCTCGCCCGGAAACAGGGTGTTTTTGGGGTGAGGTGTAGATGGGTGAGGCAGTTGGGAGGGAAGTGGGGCTAAGGACTATAGTCTCTTAATGCACCCCAGTACCCCCAACTGTCTTGTGAAATCTGGTTTTTGCCTTTCACTTTGACCTGTTCTCTGCCCTCTCCAGAAATACAAGAAACCCAAGTTTATCCCTTGCTTTGTGTTCCTCCCGGATGGAAACATACTAACTGGAGACTCAGAGGGCAACATTCTCACCTGGGGTCGGAGTGTCTCTGATTCCAAGACCCCAGGCAGGGGTGGGGCCAAAGGTATGTGGCTGGGCTAGCATTCAGGATGTTTGTATCTCAGGAGTTCTATGGGAACAAAGCAGAGGGTTTCCTACATTTTTACCTTGATGAACCTTCTTGGGGAGAAGGGGGCTGCTCTAGAAAGGTGGGGAGCCATATGGTAAAGCAAAGAAGGATAGGGATTTGGGTTTGTTAGATCTTGGGTTCAAAGTTCAGTTTTCTACTATTTCTGTGAGCTGAATTGGCAGTTACAAGAACTTGGAAAGTCTTTTGTGGGTGTTCAGTATCTGGAGTTATTCTGTGCTGTGATGCCCTAAGCTGCCCCTTTCCCTACTTCCCGGAACTGTAAGAGCACTACTTACCCAGGGCTTTACCAACAGAGACCTACACGATTGTGGCCCAGGCCCACGCTCATGAGGGGTCCATCTTTGCCTTGTGTCTCCGACGGGACGGGACAGTGCTGAGTGGTGGTGGGCGGGACCGCCGGCTGGTACAATGGGGGCCTGGGTTGGTGGCCCTCCAGGAGGCTGAGGTGAGAGATTGGCTGGGGatgaggaagggactgggagagagGAATGGCCAGAGGGCTTTTGACACTGTTATTACTCCGTAGATTCCAGAACACTTTGGAGCTGTGAGGGCCATTGCTGAAGGGCTTGGCTCTGAGCTGCTGGTGGGAACCACGAAGAATGCGTTATTGAGGGGAGATCTGGCTCAGGGCTTCTCCCCTGTTATCCAGGTTGGGAAGCCAAAAGACAGGGGAAGTAGGGAAGGGAGATTGGGGAAGAACAGTGGTGATAAACTATGTTCTGCTACAGGGCCACACTGATGAGCTC
This is a stretch of genomic DNA from Meriones unguiculatus strain TT.TT164.6M chromosome 1, Bangor_MerUng_6.1, whole genome shotgun sequence. It encodes these proteins:
- the Rom1 gene encoding rod outer segment membrane protein 1, which translates into the protein MAPVLPVVLPLQARIRLAQGIWLLSWLLALAGGLTLLCSGHLLVQLWHLGTFLAPSCSFPALPQTALAAGAVALGTGLGGAGASRASLDAAQYPPWRGVLSPLLAVGTAAGGGLLTLALGLALVLPVTLHQGLEEGLKDALAHYKDTEVPGHCQAKRLMDELQLRYHCCGRHGYKDWFGVQWVSNRYLDPSDQDVVDRIQSNVEGLYLIDGVPFSCCNPHSPRPCLQSRLSDPYAHPLFDPRQPNLNLWAQGCHEVLLGHLKGLSSTLGSMLAVTLLLQALVLLGLRYLQTALEGLGGVIDGEGDTQGYLFPGGLKDILKTAWLQGGLAHKPAPEEAPPEEEPPKEVLPEA
- the Eml3 gene encoding echinoderm microtubule-associated protein-like 3 isoform X3, coding for MELVKAALAEALRLLRLHGPSTALQGSGTPTPTRDSSITAPPGLPPTCSPSLVSRGTQTEREPEMGPSCGPPGLSNGPPALQGGNEEPSGTQSEGGCSSSSGAGSPGPPGILRPVQPLQRSDTPRRNSSSSSPSERPRQKLSRKAASSANLLLRSGSTESRGSKDPLSSPGGPGSRRSNYNLEGISVKMFLRGRPITMYLPSGIRSLEELPSGPPLETLSLDWVYGYRGRDSRSNLFVLRSGEVVYFIACVVVLYRPGGGPGGPGGGGQRHYRGHTDCVRCLAVHPDGIRVASGQTAGVDKDGKPLQPVVHIWDSETLLKLQEIGLGAFERGVGALAFSTVDQGAFLCVVDDSNEHMLSVWDCSRGVKLAEIKSTNDSVLAVGFSPRDSSCIVTSGKSHVHFWNWSGGTGVPGNGILARKQGVFGKYKKPKFIPCFVFLPDGNILTGDSEGNILTWGRSVSDSKTPGRGGAKETYTIVAQAHAHEGSIFALCLRRDGTVLSGGGRDRRLVQWGPGLVALQEAEIPEHFGAVRAIAEGLGSELLVGTTKNALLRGDLAQGFSPVIQGHTDELWGLCTHPFQNRFLTCGHDRQLCLWDGEGHALAWSMDLKETGVCADFHPSGAVVVVGLNTGRWLVLDTETREIVADVTDGNEQLSVVRYSPDGLYLAIGSHDNMIYIYSVSSCGTKSSRFGRCMGHSSFITHLDWSKDGNFIMSNSGDYEILYWDVAGGCKLLRNRYESRDREWATYTCVLGFHVYGVWPDGSDGTDINSLCRSHNERVVAVADDFCKVHLFQYPCARAKAPSRMYSGHGSHVTSVRFTHDDSYLISLGGKDASIFQWRVLGAGSSGPTPATPSRTPSLSPASSLDV
- the Eml3 gene encoding echinoderm microtubule-associated protein-like 3 isoform X1, producing MDGAAGPGEGPAHETLQTLSQRLRVQEEEMELVKAALAEALRLLRLHGPSTALQGSGTPTPTRDSSITAPPGLPPTCSPSLVSRGTQTEREPEMGPSCGPPGLSNGPPALQGGNEEPSGTQSEGGCSSSSGAGSPGPPGILRPVQPLQRSDTPRRNSSSSSPSERPRQKLSRKAASSANLLLRSGSTESRGSKDPLSSPGGPGSRRSNYNLEGISVKMFLRGRPITMYLPSGIRSLEELPSGPPLETLSLDWVYGYRGRDSRSNLFVLRSGEVVYFIACVVVLYRPGGGPGGPGGGGQRHYRGHTDCVRCLAVHPDGIRVASGQTAGVDKDGKPLQPVVHIWDSETLLKLQEIGLGAFERGVGALAFSTVDQGAFLCVVDDSNEHMLSVWDCSRGVKLAEIKSTNDSVLAVGFSPRDSSCIVTSGKSHVHFWNWSGGTGVPGNGILARKQGVFGKYKKPKFIPCFVFLPDGNILTGDSEGNILTWGRSVSDSKTPGRGGAKETYTIVAQAHAHEGSIFALCLRRDGTVLSGGGRDRRLVQWGPGLVALQEAEIPEHFGAVRAIAEGLGSELLVGTTKNALLRGDLAQGFSPVIQGHTDELWGLCTHPFQNRFLTCGHDRQLCLWDGEGHALAWSMDLKETGVCADFHPSGAVVVVGLNTGRWLVLDTETREIVADVTDGNEQLSVVRYSPDGLYLAIGSHDNMIYIYSVSSCGTKSSRFGRCMGHSSFITHLDWSKDGNFIMSNSGDYEILYWDVAGGCKLLRNRYESRDREWATYTCVLGFHVYGVWPDGSDGTDINSLCRSHNERVVAVADDFCKVHLFQYPCARAKAPSRMYSGHGSHVTSVRFTHDDSYLISLGGKDASIFQWRVLGAGSSGPTPATPSRTPSLSPASSLDV
- the Eml3 gene encoding echinoderm microtubule-associated protein-like 3 isoform X2, whose protein sequence is MDGAAGPGEGPAHETLQTLSQRLRVQEEEMELVKAALAEALRLLRLHGPSTALQGSGTPTPTRDSITAPPGLPPTCSPSLVSRGTQTEREPEMGPSCGPPGLSNGPPALQGGNEEPSGTQSEGGCSSSSGAGSPGPPGILRPVQPLQRSDTPRRNSSSSSPSERPRQKLSRKAASSANLLLRSGSTESRGSKDPLSSPGGPGSRRSNYNLEGISVKMFLRGRPITMYLPSGIRSLEELPSGPPLETLSLDWVYGYRGRDSRSNLFVLRSGEVVYFIACVVVLYRPGGGPGGPGGGGQRHYRGHTDCVRCLAVHPDGIRVASGQTAGVDKDGKPLQPVVHIWDSETLLKLQEIGLGAFERGVGALAFSTVDQGAFLCVVDDSNEHMLSVWDCSRGVKLAEIKSTNDSVLAVGFSPRDSSCIVTSGKSHVHFWNWSGGTGVPGNGILARKQGVFGKYKKPKFIPCFVFLPDGNILTGDSEGNILTWGRSVSDSKTPGRGGAKETYTIVAQAHAHEGSIFALCLRRDGTVLSGGGRDRRLVQWGPGLVALQEAEIPEHFGAVRAIAEGLGSELLVGTTKNALLRGDLAQGFSPVIQGHTDELWGLCTHPFQNRFLTCGHDRQLCLWDGEGHALAWSMDLKETGVCADFHPSGAVVVVGLNTGRWLVLDTETREIVADVTDGNEQLSVVRYSPDGLYLAIGSHDNMIYIYSVSSCGTKSSRFGRCMGHSSFITHLDWSKDGNFIMSNSGDYEILYWDVAGGCKLLRNRYESRDREWATYTCVLGFHVYGVWPDGSDGTDINSLCRSHNERVVAVADDFCKVHLFQYPCARAKAPSRMYSGHGSHVTSVRFTHDDSYLISLGGKDASIFQWRVLGAGSSGPTPATPSRTPSLSPASSLDV
- the Eml3 gene encoding echinoderm microtubule-associated protein-like 3 isoform X4, coding for MDGAAGPGEGPAHETLQTLSQRLRVQEEEMELVKAALAEALRLLRLHGPSTALQGSGTPTPTRDSSITAPPGLPPTCSPSLVSRGTQTEREPEMGPSCGPPGLSNGPPALQGGNEEPSGTQSEGGCSSSSGAGSPGPPGILRPVQPLQRSDTPRRNSSSSSPSERPRQKLSRKAASSANLLLRSGSTESRGSKDPLSSPGGPGSRRSNYNLEGISVKMFLRGRPITMYLPSGIRSLEELPSGPPLETLSLDWVYGYRGRDSRSNLFVLRSGEVVYFIACVVVLYRPGGGPGGPGGGGQRHYRGHTDCVRCLAVHPDGIRVASGQTAGVDKDGKPLQPVVHIWDSETLLKLQEIGLGAFERGVGALAFSTVDQGAFLCVVDDSNEHMLSVWDCSRGVKLAEIKSTNDSVLAVGFSPRDSSCIVTSGKSHVHFWNWSGGTGVPGNGILARKQGVFGKYKKPKFIPCFVFLPDGNILTGDSEGNILTWGRSVSDSKTPGRGGAKETYTIVAQAHAHEGSIFALCLRRDGTVLSGGGRDRRLVQWGPGLVALQEAEIPEHFGAVRAIAEGLGSELLVGTTKNALLRGDLAQGFSPVIQGHTDELWGLCTHPFQNRFLTCGHDRQLCLWDGEGHALAWSMDLKETGVCADFHPSGAVVVVGLNTGRWLVLDTETREIVADVTDGNEQLSVVRYSPDGLYLAIGSHDNMIYIYSVSSCGTKSSRFGRCMGHSSFITHLDWSKDGNFIMSNSGDYEILYCVWPDGSDGTDINSLCRSHNERVVAVADDFCKVHLFQYPCARAKAPSRMYSGHGSHVTSVRFTHDDSYLISLGGKDASIFQWRVLGAGSSGPTPATPSRTPSLSPASSLDV